CCTTGATTTTttctatcttctctctaagatattTGACTCCTAAATCATATGTTTGACAATCAGAAAGTGCCTAGGAGATCACAACAGAATAATCTACATTTCTATTCGATCAATTTCTggtttagagcaagtaagtttctacctcttttttcttttagttttctaTTCATGATCATGCTTATGAACTCCTTCGCATGTGTCATTGGTCTTCTATTTCTCGTTCTTTGTTAATCTGAGGTCCTAAGGACTCACTTCAATCATAATTTGATGATTTGTAAGCGTTTCTAGAGTTCCTTGCGTTTGAAGCAACGAGTGTGCATGTTTAGAATGTGGTAGCGTTTCTATTTAATAAGAATTTTGCATGCTATTGTGTAAATTGTTATTGGAATggtttaaaatagttaaattgaTTTCTTGTTACTATGATGAATATGTTTGGAATGAATCTTGATTGTGAATTAGTTGTGCTTGTGAAGTTGGTAATGGTATTGGATTAAGAAGTTGGGAAGAGAAGGATAAGCTAGGTGGTAAGTCAAATTTGGGTCTACAAATGATGTTTTACTAGACGACTTTTTGAAATAATGGTATAATGAAGAGATGGTGATTTAGGAACTATTTGGTGTTATTTGAAACTTGGTTGGGAGATGAATGTGCAAAGGAATTGGTTTAGAAATGTAAAGTAAACAATAAATGGTGTCTTGAAATGGAGTTTTGGTGTATTTTAGAGGTTTTGGATAGTGATATTTTGAATTAGAGGTTCTGGGTCAAAATAGAAGTTTTGGAGAGTATTGATCAGTCATTTCTGACTTGTTAGAGTTCCTAAGTTGGTAAAAAATGAGCTGGAACTTGTGGAATTGAATTTTGGTTTCCAAGATAAGGATTTAGTTGTTTTTGAGTTAATACCTTGTTGTAAACAATTGGTAATTAGTTTAAGATAGGTTATACACATTTGTTTAAGTCTATAGTAGTTTAGAATCCAATCTAGGATTGTTAGAAGTTGGTAAAAATGGTTAGGATAGATCATGAGTGTTTTAGGGGTGCTATTTATGCAGATTTCGTGATGCACAATTATGCAGCAAGGCTAGGCGAGCAAGAGGGGTTCGTTAGGCGAGTTTAAGTGAGTTTTGGCATTAAGTTCCAGTGACTAGGCGAGTTAGCTAGCTGGGCTCTTAGAGCTTGTTGTTTTGGTTCTTGCTGGAAGAGTGGGTACTGCTCGTTGGGTGAGTTTTTAAGGTTTTAGGCAGTGAAGTTTAGGAGCTAGGCGAGATCCCTCGTTGGGCTTGGGAAGCTCCGTGTTTGGGTTCTCGCTGGGCGGGCAGTTTGTGGCGAGCAGTTTGTGCTTGTTGAGCGAGCGGGTTTGGGCTATTTTgagtattttgttttctattctCTTTTATGCCTGGTTTCAGATGTTGGAATGTTTTGTATAATGCTCAGTGATGCGATTTAAAATGATATGATGGTTTGAAAATGTGATTGAACTTTAAATGGTTTGGAAAGAATTTCTAGGATGAAATTCTCAGTGGTGGTTTAAAGTAAGTGATGTTTTGATGTAGGGACTCAATCTTAGAAGTTATCCTAACGCTTCAATAATCGCACCATCTTAGATAGAGAAGGgaattatgtggtgaggagtagcagaaGATACTAGTCTATGGTCTGGTGTTCTTTGTCCATAGGTGGTAGACAAATTAACCTTGTGTGATAGCTTGGAGGGCAGCTATTTCACCACTACAAGTATTAAACTTGTCATAGTTTGACATCGATACATCTATCCACATAAGTTTATCTAGGTCAATAACATGATTAGaatgtttgatttgttttgaATGAAATGGAATGTATAACGTGAATCTTAATAtgcaataattttttattctttttattattagctcacccttcttttgtattctttgttgtttgattgaatgtgttgatttttttgtgGCGATGATCATCTGATGAGTGTGATCAAAGGTGAGGATGTGTCTCTGGTGCAAATCTTGAGTGGAGATAGTGTTGATGTATAGATAATATAGTacttatatgttttttcttttagttgtaTTTGAGGATCTTTCTacataattttgaattagaattttgtatataaagtttaatttatgattatgtttggataactatatttatactttatatGTCTTGTTAACTCTTCTGTCATATTAGACTTGTAATAATtccttaataatattttatactatttattttgGATGTTACAACATATGTAATAATGGATATATTTGGAATACAACTTCAGTGCATACTTTTTACCAagtataacatttatttaaaaggtATAACAATCGTCAACACTTTATTTGCTCTTAGATATTACAACTTAAACAATGATTATGAATTTGGAACAGCACAAAAGGTTTTAAGCCAAGAAAAATGTATGTCAGTCACACTCTTACAGTTACATGCAGAGGAAGCAAACATGACagtataaatatacatattaggcaaaaaatgtttatgtttatgttctACTATGAACTCAGAtaactttcttttttcaatCTTGAGCAATCTGACTCAGATATTAGGAGAACCAATCCTTCTGAAGCTTCTCACATGTTCCCTCCTCCATGGAGATCAGTTCATATTTGCTCTCACCATGGCTCTTGCCACATTGCATTGAATCTATCAGCCTGCAACTTCTTTGATATTTTCAAGGATTTAATTAGCTGATGTTTATAGAAGGATAAATGACCATTTTTGTCCCTAAATGTATAAATCGAGGACAATTTAATCTCTGAAAGAACACAAATTCTGATTTAATGAAACTGATGTACCCTTTACACATTCAGAAACAAAATTAGAACTTTAGTTATTTCTGGGTACTGAATTCCATATTTGCACATTCAAGAACCAAAATATGACCCTCATGCAAATGGGTAAATGAAACTTACATCAGGCATGGAAGGCGAGCCACCAATTAATTCACATCATCGGTAAGGGTCCACACCAAGCTAAAACATTTAAGATGAGAACAAAGTCACCAATTTTCCTTTGAAATAGTACAGGATAATTCACAAAAAAAGAGTGCATTTCTACTGTAATACCTTACTACAGCGATCACAAATACTGCAACAAGATATGCAACTTTGAACAGCAGCTTCTTTCTCTCAGAATTCAGCTTATTGTATATTTCGGTAACATCTGCTAAGTGTTCTCTTCTACTGTACCTGATATTAGGTTCCATGtcatttgtaataatatatatcaaataatgtGCATAGGTGATAACAGCACATGTTTTAGACAgataaaaatgattgaaattCAATGCTTTCTGGATTCCATTTATCATCTCATGCAGGATTGAACTGTGCCACAAATGCCCAGTTTAATGCCAAGATTTTGAACTCAATTGCAATCTAATTATCGATATTTCAGACCATACTTGAATGTACGCTCAAGATATTTTTATGGATGGCAATGCGGACTATTTTACAGATAAGAAGCAAACTCAAGGCAGAAGGATTAAATTTCTATGTCAAAAGTGTTCCAACTTCTAACATTATCTAAACTGCAATGCATTTTCAACTAGGCAACTCAAATTTTGATAGTCCTTCATTACATAAGCTTTTAATCATGTCTTGTAACTTATTTGCTGACAGTCTTCTTGTTTCGCCATATTATGTGCCAAAAACTCAGGTATTTGAGTGTTTGCTCAACAGTTTCGGTTTCAAGGATATCACTCAGATTACAACATTGGAAACTTGAACAACCACTTGAAGTTCATTCTTCTTTAGTTTTTCAAATGCAAGCCTAAAAGGTCTGAATACATCTCATTCAAATCTTGCAATCAGTACCATATTAGTCGTTGTTGTTTGTGAGCCACCAAAACACAATGTTTTGAACCAAAATCAGAGACACACATTCATTCCATTCTATTGAGTTTTGCTTCAAGGTGATCAACATTTTCAACCACTAAATAAACACAAATTTTCCCAATAAGAAGATTGAGAAGCTTAGTGAAACAAatacaacaatttcaaattaaCAACAACACAACTATATTAAAAGGGCACCAAAAGTCATGGTATGTAAGGTTCTGGGGATAAAATTGATTCAGTTTCAATTTAAATGCTGCAATTTATGTTTCATGTGAAAGAACTAAAGCATAGCTATTTCATCTTTACACCAAACTTTATGGTCTACAATATCATATAAAACAAGATTGGCTCCCTTACTTTAATCCTACCTTGTATAGATATAAGATCCAGCagttttaacaagaaaaaatcaataaagCACAAAGTTATTGAGAAGGAAAGCAAAAGAAAACTTACGATCTCACATTGTAATACAGGGAAGGGAGAGATATGAAGAATATAAGCCAATGTCCAGCTATAAGATTTACGAAGCATAAGATTCCTTGGACAATAAACTCTGGCACCACAACCTGGTTTATCTGAGATGTTGAATCATATGGATTGATATAATCAAACTCCAAGTCCACCAATAACAGAAGCTGCATAAAAGTTTCAAGGAATGAgacaatttttcataattggTTGTAGTTTTGTAGGTAAAAATATTCACTTCTAGTACATTACACTATCTTTATAGAGTagaaaaatatagaagaaaaattTGGAAGGAACTAGGAATTAATACACATGAGAACTAGGACATTGCAGAGCTCCACCTATTTGGAATGGCCAAATACAATTCAAATtgaactaaaaagaaaaaggttctTTGCACACAGAAACTACAAAGAAGCCTTTCAAATAAGGTAAAAGCCAAAACAAAAAGGtgaaataaagaataattatgGTGTGATTCCTACCAATGTATTTTCATCTTACCTTAAGGAAAATATTGCTTAGTTTTCAAACTTTTGTAAGACAAATGTTGAAAATAACCAATTACCTCccaaaatttaatatacaaacattaactttttcaataAATGACTAACCGCCAGAACGTTGTTCTAAAATCTGAAAGGCTCTCCAcccaagacaaaaaaaattaaccacATAATTATATAGAAAAGTTGATACAATTATTTTACCACCCCCACAGAAAAAAAACAgctttttcttcctctcctattttgaaaaattaattatgaaaatatgcCGAGGAAAAACAATGACAACTGAATTATGAAGATTAAACcagaattaaaataatgaaatgctGCTCAGGATCAATAATTTCTGCTTCTTCATTACAGTTATTATACAAAAATCAATATAGGACAACAACAAACACAAACcttgaaaagaaacaaaaaaggaaTCTTctaaaaacaaacaagaaaaaggaaattgaatgataaagaagaaaaaggaaagaatgaGATGTAATAGTAAAATACCTCGTAACCAAGGATACAAAGATGGGTCAAAATGAGGACAAACGTTGAGATCCAATACAGCACCTCCGCCATAACGCGCACCACTGCATGccgttttctttttctttttttatctcttcCTTGTACagtgtttttctaaaacggGATTCCTTGGAAATCAAATTTTACCctcattttttatgaattttccTTTACATAAAAAGAGTGATTCCTTTTTTTGGTAACAATTACAATCATTACCGAAAAAGTTGGGCTGGGAGAAAGTTttgctaataatttttttaaaattaaaatttatgcattttaaaaaaataaacaatagtTATGAACTTACAATAAATTATCCtgtatttcataaattaaagcaccagttatataaaaaataagtatgttacgtaaacataaaatattaatttatatttacgtaaatgttatttatcatatgtaacatcccaaaaatatagtctaaaactatataataaaataatcacatttaataatatagagATTAGTCTTACACTATACATGAACGTACGGtcatggccgaacgaccttacaaagcAGAACTAGAAATTAAAAGCTGTACAGAGGTACAATTTTTATcaaacggtttacaaaagaaaaaatataccgaacggtcatacaaatCAAAAGGgaaaggtgatcgaacgaccacctcactataaaactaaactactgaccgaacgtcctactgtttGGTCTTAACCTCAACCTCGACTAGGTTCTCTTCCATCAGCGTCTCTTCCAGCAgtacgtctccttctgctcacatccacatggatgatcattgcaatgacaaagacaaACGCACataacatgacaagacaggaaacacatggtaagcttatgtaatttaattcatgcataaacatacattttaaaCAATCCAACACACAAGATAAATTTCAACATGCGTATCATACAAaacctattactagactgactgtccggactgtatgaaatctgtgtagctacaagcgttcgtgcacccgggtgatgtagtaactgggatgccctcatcagctgccacccaaggttagtcctatctgtccaaagtacccctaaggactaggacctcctgccgttcccacacatgacctaccctcctttACGTGAAGAcaagtactcacggaacattaggatgaacagccagcttagcatgcccacagtcatactttacaattccaatattcattcatgagtcgttcctccccggaacgctcgtccataatccacaacatttccatccatatcatattctcgtatctttcattattattcatctcaCTTAAACATTTTTCACAACGATCCGTAAGGGTACTTAATACCGAATGTTCAACATTGATTTAGAatgagaccgaacacttggagcgagACTAAGAAGTCTTCAGTTCCAGAAGGGATTTAGACTAAAGGGTACTATCGgattgagaaagaaaccgagtacaatcaaatatcacaataaacgaatggaacgaacgttatttaaaagtgagtcaattagatgaactgactttTGAGGACTTCAACCGAACATCGAAATGACCATGCCCAGTACTATGGCTCTATGCTGTAACCAATGGATACAGACACTTCGAGACCTTCCAAGAagaatacttagaagaattcctATGAAGAAACCGAATGCTTATGAAAACTTAGCTTATTTGGGTTTAGTATTAAGAAATCCGAATGACAGTCAAAGACTGGACACTCTATTGAGCGAACCCTAGTGGGCTTGAACGAATGATCTTATTATGAAGTTTAGCTTAAGGAGCTAGAACGAGTGcatggtgtaagaccaaacacttgcttaggacgaacacttggtataagaccaagtgctactaaacttaaagaaaaaaggcttgataaatatactaaaatactattagagtagtgtttaagaataactaaaatatacaattacatataaagatatatatacTTAAGCTTAACACGGAATACCAAGACACAACTATGcttgaccgaacgctcaagcataatATTACAACatgaagacgctcgtcctcaactaggattcttcacaaatgaaagaattcaattctAATCAAGTTCACttagaaaccgaacggtcaaagaccgtttaGTAATGAACGTACACATTCATAGGGAAATTTCACACTTAGGAATTATTTATCTCAATTCAATATCTCAACATTTAACTACATAAGTTCATACATCTATTTCATatcaatttcatatatttcatatatcaGAACATAGCACAACCATATTTCATTTCCAGTCATCAAATCAACAAACGTTCATACAACAcaataatcatacaaattaaattaaataagctttccttacctctgagcgtgaacgaacgtcctagagACAGAATTTAGGTTCGCCTGACTACAATTCCTTCTACCCTTACGTTCAACAATCCTTCAAACTAAACCAAGCAACAGAAAACCCACAATGGCTCAGATAAGACGAAaccatgcaaccagaacttggtgtGCATGTACCAGATAACGAACGGTTAACGAGAAGAAAAACTTACCAGTTCAAAACCCGAAACTGTTCGGTTCAATCTGAAGCTCtggacgccggaagtgcttctacggtgcctgaacggtgatcggagaagagaaagggtgagttttggtagagagaagggagagcttttagagagaagaaggagaatttgagaaaatcagagtttggagaagaagatgcatgcagagGGTGTGACGTAATTTTCCAAAAACTCAGTGTTgcttaaaacgaacgtccgctcctctgctgacacctgcattccactatctgatttctgaCTCCCCTtagcttgacacctggcgtctgttcagaggggttttgggtgcgtttttaatggttc
This sequence is a window from Vigna angularis cultivar LongXiaoDou No.4 chromosome 2, ASM1680809v1, whole genome shotgun sequence. Protein-coding genes within it:
- the LOC108328648 gene encoding protein cornichon homolog 4, with the translated sequence MAEVLYWISTFVLILTHLCILGYELLLLVDLEFDYINPYDSTSQINQVVVPEFIVQGILCFVNLIAGHWLIFFISLPSLYYNVRSYSRREHLADVTEIYNKLNSERKKLLFKVAYLVAVFVIAVVSLVWTLTDDVN